Proteins encoded by one window of Vigna radiata var. radiata cultivar VC1973A chromosome 5, Vradiata_ver6, whole genome shotgun sequence:
- the LOC106760263 gene encoding formin-like protein 4, whose protein sequence is MAFEKPFEIMIVPLQTCTIIRMVDFVNQFPLLAKPIAQDNEGQNLQWLTLWKPLCIFNLCSSESLSLHMMFLLLVSLVVLQGFVIPTCYCQINTPQNIETFYPIQTSEPPLPIQPFHPQASPPSSGPVAATKPSSSNSKVATAVAATAASTLVVSGLLFFFVRRFSRTRKRKEKTNNTASAAERHVAPQVEVFERMEGNVKGLIVDEDGLDVIYWRKLQGKKIPQKDFQREVLDSPKDEEGDHEGNPGKITESIQETPLLREKSSTSHMNIFLPEESYTIMRIPPPAPPPTVPSSVGSSPTQSTPSFTPSSPKPISTFFSSIPNITNSATPLAPPKVPDEKNEAPIPASAPPPPPPIIDEKKSPQPPPPPPIPKNMNSAVASPPPPPPPIPPRKSPAPPPPPPKASGLKSSSKPPPHPIERAAGTTSKQGDTSPEVKLKPLHWDKVTTNLDHSMVWDKMDRGSFRVDDDLMEALFGVVATNRNDNAPKENNSTSSSRDALAPSSNAFLLDPRKSQNIAIVLKSLTVSRKDIIEALIDGHGLNIETIEKLGRVAPTEEEQSLVLAYEGDPSKLAEAETFLRHILKAVPSAFKRLNALLFRLNYDSEILEIKEFLQTLEMGCKELRKQGIFVKLLEAVLKAGNRMNAGTQRGNAQAFNLASLRKLSDVKSTDGKTTLLHFVVEEVVRSEGKRAVLNRNHSLSRSSSRNSNKSDDTQNSSSSNEQRQKEYITLGLPVVGGISSEFSNVRKAAVTDYSTFVGSISALSARILEIRELVSQCGNDKGGNFVREMNRFLENAEEELRLVREEQTRVMQIVKKTTDYYQGGASKDIVENPLYLFVIVKDFLGMVDQACIEIARNMQKRKSPKVN, encoded by the exons ATGGCGTTTGAAAAGCCCTTTGAAATCATGATTGTGCCACTTCAAACCTGTACCATAATAAGAATGGTTGACTTTGTAAATCAGTTTCCACTT CTAGCAAAACCAATAGCGCAAGACAATGAAGGACAAAACTTGCAATGGCTAACTTTGTGGAAACCTCTTTGTATTTTTAATCTTTGCTCCTCAGAATCTTTGTCTTTGCACATgatgtttcttcttcttgtgaGCCTTGTTGTTTTGCAAGGCTTTGTAATACCAACCTGCTATTGCCAGATCAATACTCCTCAGAATATTGAAACATTTTATCCAATCCAAACTTCGGAACCACCCCTCCCAATCCAACCTTTTCACCCACAGGCATCACCACCATCATCAGGACCAGTGGCTGCAACAAAACCCTCTTCATCAAACAGTAAGGTAGCAACAGCAGTAGCTGCAACTGCAGCCAGCACTCTTGTTGTTTCTGGtttgcttttcttctttgttaGAAGGTTCTCCAGAACAAGGAAGAGAAAGGAGAAAACAAATAACACTGCTTCTGCTGCAGAAAGGCATGTTGCACCTCAGGTGGAGGTGTTTGAGAGAATGGAAGGAAACGTGAAGGGACTGATCGTTGATGAGGATGGTTTGGATGTGATTTATTGGAGAAAGCTTCAAGGTAAAAAGATACCACAAAAGGATTTTCAAAGGGAGGTGTTGGATAGTCCCAAAGATGAAGAAGGTGATCATGAAGGAAATCCAGGGAAGATAACTGAATCCATTCAAGAAACTCCTCTTCTTAGAGAGAAATCTTCAACTTCCCACATGAACATATTTCTTCCAGAAGAGTCCTACACAATCATGAGAATTCCACCTCCTGCTCCTCCTCCCACTGTTCCTTCGTCGGTTGGAAGCTCTCCTACACAATCTACTCCTTCCTTTACCCCTTCATCACCAAAACCAATCTCCACTTTTTTCTCATCAATTCCAAACATTACAAATTCTGCAACACCATTGGCCCCTCCAAAAGTACCTGATGAAAAGAATGAAGCTCCGATACCAGCATCAGcaccaccacctcctccaccAATCATAGATGAAAAGAAGTCACCACAaccacctcctcctcctccaatTCCAAAAAACATGAACTCAGCAGTCGcatctcctcctcctcctcctcctccaatCCCCCCTAGAAAGAGTCCAGcaccaccacctcctccaccAAAGGCAAGTGGTTTGAAGTCATCATCAAAACCGCCACCTCATCCTATTGAAAGAGCAGCAGGTACCACAAGTAAGCAAGGAGACACTTCACCTGAGGTGAAACTTAAGCCACTACATTGGGATAAGGTGACTACCAACCTTGATCACTCTATGGTGTGGGACAAAATGGACCGTGGTTCTTTCAG GGTTGATGATGATCTTATGGAAGCTCTCTTTGGGGTAGTCGCCACCAACCGAAATGATAATGCCCCCAAAGAAAATAACTCAACGAGTTCTAGCAGGGATGCTTTGGCTCCATCATCAAATGCCTTCCTTCTTGACCCAAGAAAATCACAAAACATTGCTATTGTTTTGAAATCTTTGACAGTCTCTCGTAAAGATATTATTGAAGCACTCATTGATGGTCATGGCCTTAATATAGAAACCATTGAAAAGCTTGGTAGAGTAGCCCCAACAGAAGAAGAGCAATCACTTGTACTTGCATATGAAGGAGACCCTTCAAAACTTGCTGAAGCCGAAACTTTCCTCCGCCACATCCTCAAAGCTGTTCCTTCAGCTTTTAAGCGATTGAATGCCTTGCTATTCAGGTTGAATTATGACTCCGAGATTCTAGAAATCAAGGAGTTTCTGCAGACCCTTGAGATGGGGTGCAAGGAGCTTCGAAAACAAGGAATCTTTGTCAAACTTCTTGAAGCTGTGCTTAAGGCTGGAAATCGCATGAATGCAGGCACTCAGAGGGGTAATGCTCAAGCTTTCAACTTGGCTTCTCTAAGAAAGCTCTCTGATGTCAAGAGCACTGATGGAAAAACCACATTGCTTCACTTTGTGGTTGAAGAAGTTGTTCGTTCTGAAGGAAAACGTGCTGTTCTCAACCGCAACCACAGTTTGAGTCGTAGTAGCAGCAGGAACAGTAACAAGAGTGATGACACTCaaaactcttcttcttcaaatgAACAAAGACAAAAGGAATATATAACACTAGGATTGCCAGTTGTCGGAGGGATCAGTTCTGAGTTTTCCAACGTGAGGAAAGCTGCGGTTACAGATTACAGCACTTTTGTTGGTTCAATCTCAGCACTCTCGGCCAGGATTCTTGAGATTAGAGAACTTGTTTCCCAGTGTGGAAATGACAAGGGAGGGAACTTTGTTAGAGAAATGAACCGTTTTCTTGAAAATGCTGAGGAAGAATTGAGATTAGTGAGGGAAGAGCAAACAAGGGTGATGCAAATTGTGAAAAAAACAACAGATTATTATCAAGGAGGAGCTTCAAAAGATATTGTAGAGAACCCTCTTTATCTATTTGTCATAGTAAAGGATTTTCTGGGAATGGTTGATCAAGCATGCATTGAGATTGCTCGTAACATGCAGAAGAGGAAGTCACCTAAGGTAAATTAA
- the LOC106762338 gene encoding uncharacterized protein LOC106762338 yields the protein MGESAASNPSLQVSVSFGRFENDSLSWERWSSFSPNKYLEEVEKCATPGSVAQKKAYFEAHYKKIAARKAELLAQEKQKEKDSFRSEDQDQIDLGGKADAELDKSDTEGFDEGVTQETGSVGEIHRTHVNDSEEEVAVSRDNESSPVEVENKEVESRSNSSFQMDEPEDVCVKHEESPNIEAEDVKEISHVVYKDTAKASEVEAKDVKLVQPTESKVTSLNKGSNAAKTKKKPMLPTSKASQISTPKSSKPASTPTKTVTPASSTKKGSSSSLSRRQITSSGESRKFANKPLHMSLSLAPSNPEPVPQATMRRSLIMEKMGDKDIVKRAFKTFQNSFNQPKASGEDKSSIKKQVSSRGTVSKVPTSTALRKENGRPTKVESADKSGNAVRTTFGPKSDIRAVNGKESSRKIHEKSNAKEVERTRLQSKVKEEKKEEEMKRLKHNVKGTSTPAFYRGQKVVKSRPEKGDAKSKS from the exons ATGGGAGAAAGTGCCGCTTCCAATCCTTCTTTGCAAGTGTCTGTTTCATTTGGGAGATTTGAGAACGATTCCTTGTCTTGGGAGAGATGGTCCTCTTTCTCTCCTAACAAGTACTTAGAAGAAGTTGAGAAGTGTGCCACCCCTGGATCAGTGGCTCAGAAAAAAGCCTACTTTGAAGCCCATTACAAGAAGATTGCTGCCCGGAAAGCCGAATTGCTGGCTCAGGAGAAGCAGAAGGAGAAAGATTCTTTCAGATCAGAAGATCAAGATCAAATAGATCTGGGTGGAAAAGCTGATGCAGAACTTGATAAATCCGACACTGAAGGTTTCGATGAAGGAGTTACACAAGAAACCGGTTCTGTTGGTGAGATCCATAGGACCCATGTTAATGATTCTGAGGAGGAAGTTGCAGTTTCAAGAGATAACGAAAGTTCGCCGGTTGAGGTGGAGAACAAGGAAGTGGAAAGTAGATCAAATAGTTCCTTCCAGATGGATGAACCTGAAGATGTATGCGTGAAACATGAAGAAAGTCCTAACATTGAAGCTGAAGATGTGAAGGAAATTTCCCACGTTGTGTACAAGGACACAGCAAAGGCTTCAGAAGTTGAAGCAAAAGATGTGAAATTGGTTCAACCAACGGAATCTAAG GTTACGTCTTTGAACAAGGGAAGCAATGCAGCCAAGACAAAGAAGAAACCAATGCTACCTACTTCTAAGGCATCCCAGATTTCAACACCAAAAAGTTCGAAGCCTGCATCAACTCCTACCAAAACAGTAACACCTGCTTCTTCAACTAAAAAGGGAAGTTCTTCATCCTTGTCTAGAAGGCAAATTACTTCTAGTGGGGAGAGCAGAAAATTTGCTAACAAACCTTTGCACATGTCTCTGAGCTTGGCTCCAAGTAATCCTGAGCCAGTTCCTCAAGCTACCATGAGGAGATCTTTAATCATGGAGAAAATGGGAGATAAGGACATAGTCAAACGAGCATTTAAAACATTCCAGAACAGCTTCAACCAGCCAAAAGCTTCTGGTGAAGACAAATCTTCGATAAAGAAGCAG GTTTCTTCAAGAGGGACCGTGTCAAAGGTTCCAACATCTACGGCTTTGAGGAAAGAAAATGGAAG GCCAACTAAGGTTGAGAGTGCGGATAAAAGTGGAAATGCTGTACGAACTACTTTTGGCCCAAAAAGTGACATCAGAGCAGTGAATGGAAAAGAG TCTTCAAGAAAAATACACGAAAAATCTAATGCAAAAGAAGTAGAAAGAACGCGTCTTCAATCAAAAGTAAAG GAGGAAAAAAAAGAGGAGGAGATGAAAAGGTTAAAACATAATGTCAAAGGCACATCCACACCAGCTTTTTACCGTGGTCAAAAAGTAGTAAAAAGTCGTCCAGAAAAG GGTGATGCTAAAAGTAAAAGTTAG
- the LOC106761265 gene encoding germin-like protein subfamily 1 member 1, with protein sequence MTNYLHLLFFTLSLLLGQSRPDPDPLQDYCVADNKPEFFLNGVPCINPDKVTPSHFVTSALSKNGNTSNQFGFSVTATNTVNLPGLNTLGLVLTRIDIAANGIVPPHSHPRASEVTTCLKGQLLVGFIDTNNRVFTQNLKPGESFVFPKGLIHFLSNNELREPALALSGLNSQNPGTQIASLATFASKPAIYDEILKKGFQITGREVETIRRNLGG encoded by the coding sequence atGACAAACTATTTACACCTACTTTTCTTCACCCTATCCCTTCTATTGGGCCAATCCAGACCCGACCCAGACCCACTTCAAGATTACTGTGTTGCTGATAACAAACCTGAATTTTTCCTTAATGGGGTGCCCTGTATCAACCCAGATAAAGTTACACCCTCACATTTTGTTACATCTGCATTGTCTAAGAATGGTAACACTAGTAACCAATTTGGCTTCAGTGTCACAGCCACCAACACTGTTAATCTTCCTGGGCTTAACACATTGGGCCTGGTATTGACCCGGATTGATATAGCGGCGAATGGGATCGTGCCACCTCACTCGCATCCACGGGCCTCCGAAGTGACCACTTGCCTCAAGGGCCAGCTTCTTGTGGGCTTTATTGACACAAATAACCGTGTGTTTACCCAGAACCTGAAGCCCGGTGAGTCTTTTGTGTTCCCAAAGGGCCTGATACATTTCTTGTCCAATAATGAGTTAAGGGAACCGGCACTGGCCCTTTCTGGTCTAAATAGCCAGAACCCAGGTACTCAAATTGCATCACTTGCAACATTTGCTAGCAAACCTGCTATTTATGATGAAATTCTCAAGAAGGGTTTCCAAATTACTGGCAGAGAAGTGGAAACAATTCGTAGAAACCTTGGAGGATGA
- the LOC106762685 gene encoding probable galacturonosyltransferase-like 9 gives MKNESGISKSIDLFFSELHLFLFLFLYLSLELHSIKVPEKTAYSLKRTNGERKKEKRRTQEHPKKFLQCRFFFNTLSFSSIKNPFCHRPITPMLPLRLRAVVSSLILCFLFSPFFCLGIRSFPTAEDDGSFFHYAEAPGYRNGAGCPVSSTHTAIPSCDPSLVHIAMTLDSGYLRGSIAAVHSVLRHSSCPESVFFHFVAAEFDPASPRVLTRLVRSIFPSLNFKVYIFREDTVINLISSSIRQALENPLNYARNYLGDMLDACVDRVIYLDSDVVVVDDVRKLWRVPLTDARVIGAPEYCHANFTKYFTEEFWNDPLLSRVFSSRKPCYFNTGVMVMDLVRWREGNYRKRIENWMELQRKKRIYDLGSLPPFLLVFAGNVEAIDHRWNQHGLGGDNVNGVCRSLHPGPVSLLHWSGKGKPWVRLDEKKPCPLDRLWEPYDLYKPKQTRDRVRDQSWGFSSSILVGYAHDLL, from the coding sequence atgaaaaatgaatcTGGTATAAGTAAGTCAATAGATTTGTTTTTCTCAGAACTccacctctttctctttctctttctctatctctctctgGAACTTCACTCCATCAAGGTTCCAGAGAAAACCGCGTACTCTTTAAAACGCACCAAcggagaaagaaagaaagaaaaacgcAGAACTCAAGAACACCCCAAGAAATTCCTACAATGCCGTTTTTTCTTTAACACCCTTTCGTTTTCTTCCATCAAGAACCCGTTTTGCCACCGACCCATTACTCCAATGCTTCCCCTTCGCCTCAGAGCCGTCGTTTCCTCTCTCATTCTCTGCTTCCTCTTTTCCCCATTCTTCTGCCTCGGAATCCGCTCTTTTCCGACCGCCGAAGACGACGGCTCCTTCTTCCACTACGCGGAGGCACCGGGGTACCGAAATGGGGCGGGCTGCCCCGTTTCCTCGACCCACACCGCTATCCCCTCGTGCGACCCGTCTCTGGTCCACATCGCCATGACCCTCGACTCCGGCTATCTCCGCGGCTCCATCGCCGCCGTGCACTCCGTTCTCCGTCACTCCTCGTGCCCGGAAAGCGTGTTCTTCCACTTCGTCGCGGCGGAGTTCGACCCGGCAAGCCCGCGGGTCCTGACCCGCCTCGTTCGGTCCATCTTCCCCTCTCTGAACTTCAAAGTCTACATCTTTAGAGAAGACACGGTGATTAACCTAATCTCGTCTTCAATCCGACAGGCCTTGGAAAATCCGTTGAACTACGCGCGCAACTACCTCGGCGACATGCTGGACGCGTGCGTCGACCGCGTGATCTACCTGGACTCCGACGTGGTGGTGGTCGACGACGTGAGGAAGCTGTGGCGCGTGCCACTCACGGACGCGCGCGTGATCGGTGCGCCGGAGTATTGCCACGCGAACTTCACGAAGTACTTCACTGAGGAGTTCTGGAACGACCCTTTACTCTCTCGCGTGTTCTCTTCTCGAAAGCCTTGTTATTTCAACACTGGAGTGATGGTGATGGATTTGGTGCGGTGGAGGGAGGGGAACTACAGGAAGAGGATTGAGAACTGGATGGAACTGCAGAGGAAAAAGAGGATTTATGATTTGGGTTCTCTGCCTCcttttttgcttgtttttgcagGGAATGTTGAAGCCATTGATCATAGATGGAACCAGCATGGGCTTGGTGGGGACAATGTTAATGGGGTGTGCAGGTCTCTGCATCCTGGTCCAGTTAGTTTGTTACATTGGAGCGGAAAGGGGAAGCCTTGGGTGAGGCTTGATGAGAAGAAACCTTGTCCTTTGGATCGCCTTTGGGAGCCTTATGATTTGTATAAACCCAAACAAACGAGGGATAGGGTGAGAGATCAGAGCTGGGGGTTCTCTTCTTCCATTCTGGTTGGCTATGCCCATGATTTGTTGTGA